The Geothrix sp. genome window below encodes:
- a CDS encoding beta-ketoacyl-ACP synthase III — MAVSSSEAPLNRRLAAPVGITATGQCFPPRVVTNDDLSKIMETNDEWIRTRTGIRERRWVEPGTGASQLGAPALQMALDNRGIKASELDLILVTTVTPDTLFPATACRIQDMVGATNAFGFDLNAACSGFLYALTTASSLVAAGGVRRVGVVGVDIMSTIINLEDRATSVLFGDGAGAVIVERVEEGLGILDFEHKVDGSGGCFLYMPAGGSLKPASAETVAAKEHYIHQAGSEVFKNAVREMADNSRLLMDRNGFRGDELKLFVPHQANIRIMDAAAKRLELDPSRMMVNIDRYANTTTATIPTALHQAVEAKRVEKGDLVVLSAFGAGFTWGSTLLRWAY; from the coding sequence ATGGCAGTTTCGTCATCGGAGGCTCCTTTGAACCGTCGCCTTGCCGCCCCCGTTGGAATCACTGCTACTGGGCAATGTTTTCCCCCAAGGGTGGTCACCAACGACGATCTCTCCAAGATCATGGAGACCAATGACGAGTGGATCCGGACCCGCACCGGCATCCGGGAGCGCCGCTGGGTCGAGCCTGGCACCGGCGCCTCGCAGCTGGGGGCCCCGGCCCTTCAGATGGCCTTGGACAACCGCGGCATCAAGGCCTCGGAACTGGACCTGATCCTCGTCACCACCGTGACCCCCGACACCCTGTTCCCGGCCACGGCCTGCCGCATCCAGGACATGGTGGGCGCGACCAATGCCTTCGGCTTTGACCTGAATGCCGCCTGCTCGGGCTTCCTCTATGCCCTCACCACCGCCTCCAGCCTTGTGGCTGCGGGCGGCGTCCGCCGGGTGGGCGTGGTGGGCGTGGACATCATGTCCACCATCATCAACCTGGAGGACCGGGCCACCTCGGTGCTGTTCGGTGATGGCGCGGGTGCCGTCATCGTCGAGCGGGTAGAGGAGGGGCTGGGCATCCTCGACTTCGAGCACAAGGTGGACGGCTCGGGCGGCTGCTTCCTCTACATGCCCGCCGGCGGCTCACTGAAGCCCGCCTCGGCCGAGACCGTGGCTGCGAAGGAGCACTACATCCACCAGGCCGGGAGCGAGGTCTTCAAGAACGCCGTGCGCGAGATGGCCGACAACAGCAGGCTGCTGATGGACCGGAACGGCTTCCGCGGCGACGAGCTCAAGCTCTTCGTCCCGCACCAGGCCAACATCCGCATCATGGATGCCGCCGCCAAGCGGCTGGAGCTGGATCCCTCCCGGATGATGGTGAACATCGACCGCTACGCCAACACCACCACGGCCACCATTCCCACGGCCCTCCACCAGGCCGTGGAGGCCAAGCGCGTGGAGAAGGGCGATCTGGTGGTGCTGTCCGCCTTCGGCGCCGGCTTCACCTGGGGCTCGACGCTGCTGCGCTGGGCCTACTGA
- a CDS encoding ATP-binding protein, translating to MDPSFDDVWAEWEDLFAQARKTLGTLKTPQPPHVVQTSVNALFRTTHTLKGMAGMLGFPSFSRAAHRMEDIFDLMRKGRLRSTDSLIETLESGIQALESGLAGLRRGRPEPEDYLRGLRRQLGELEALARPSEGGTQDLTSLLDLPPEVLKGLSDYERTRVTAVLLAGTPIHGLAVCLDFATFDERLRALSEAAAASGELISTLPWEVPEGREGLAFLLLVAAPSVEDQALGIPAEEFIGTRRLADPERVPASVRAAAAAPAPEPPPPESGPEPAPASAPIPDMEVLRLPAQRVEALEARLMEVAQLRDSVSQIMRQGSGAGQERPLGIMGEMEAGLLEVQKSLLQMRMVKVESLFSRIEPMVKTLSRDTGKPVRLAFYGGDLELERNLLGRLTEPFLHLIRNSLDHGLETPSERAAQGKSESGSLRISASQRGRNLRFDLRDDGRGFDLARIEARGIAMGLLKEGQVHTPERLHRLTLEPGFSTQEQASEISGRGVGMDVVRAEIEGLGGEIQISSEPRRGSLVRLTLPLSRAVISCLKVRSGGQTFGIPLGSVVRVQASAVPLHGGDRVEVLGMKLPMESLQACLAQPEPPGGQRLVVVLRQQGASSANGVEIALGVDEVAGRTELLLRSLPELAHAQGIMGGSLQGEGILWVLDPEAVMGLAMDSLMRRVARV from the coding sequence TTGGATCCATCCTTCGACGATGTCTGGGCAGAGTGGGAGGACCTGTTCGCGCAGGCCCGGAAGACCCTCGGTACGCTGAAGACGCCTCAGCCGCCGCATGTGGTGCAGACCTCGGTGAATGCCCTGTTCCGGACGACCCACACGCTCAAAGGCATGGCCGGGATGCTGGGTTTCCCCAGCTTCAGCCGGGCCGCTCACCGCATGGAGGACATTTTCGACCTGATGCGCAAGGGGCGCCTGCGATCGACGGATTCCCTGATCGAGACACTCGAATCGGGCATTCAGGCCCTGGAGTCCGGCTTGGCCGGGCTCCGGCGCGGGCGGCCGGAGCCTGAGGACTACCTGCGCGGGCTTCGGCGGCAGCTGGGTGAACTGGAGGCCCTGGCGCGCCCCTCGGAGGGCGGAACCCAGGATCTGACCTCCCTGCTGGACCTGCCGCCCGAGGTTCTGAAAGGCCTCTCCGACTACGAGCGCACCCGGGTGACGGCCGTGCTGCTGGCCGGCACGCCGATCCACGGCCTCGCCGTCTGCCTGGACTTCGCCACCTTCGACGAGCGCCTGCGGGCGCTGAGCGAGGCGGCGGCGGCCAGCGGCGAGCTCATTTCCACGCTGCCCTGGGAGGTGCCGGAAGGAAGGGAGGGGTTGGCCTTCCTGCTGCTGGTCGCTGCGCCCTCCGTCGAGGACCAGGCCCTGGGCATCCCGGCCGAGGAGTTCATCGGCACGCGCCGGCTGGCCGATCCCGAGCGGGTGCCGGCCAGCGTCCGGGCTGCCGCAGCCGCCCCGGCCCCGGAACCTCCGCCCCCCGAGTCGGGGCCGGAGCCAGCGCCCGCTTCAGCTCCGATCCCGGACATGGAGGTGCTGAGGCTCCCGGCGCAGCGGGTGGAGGCCCTGGAGGCCCGCCTCATGGAGGTGGCGCAGCTGCGGGACTCCGTCAGCCAGATCATGCGTCAGGGCAGCGGCGCGGGCCAGGAGCGTCCCCTGGGGATCATGGGGGAGATGGAGGCCGGGCTCCTGGAGGTCCAGAAATCCCTGCTCCAGATGCGCATGGTGAAGGTGGAGAGCCTCTTCTCCCGCATCGAACCCATGGTGAAGACCCTCAGCCGGGATACGGGCAAGCCCGTCCGTCTGGCCTTCTATGGCGGGGACCTCGAGCTGGAGCGGAACCTGCTCGGACGCCTCACGGAACCCTTCCTGCACCTGATCCGCAATTCCCTTGACCACGGCCTGGAGACCCCTTCGGAGCGGGCGGCCCAGGGCAAGAGCGAGAGCGGGTCCCTGAGGATCTCGGCCTCCCAGCGGGGGCGGAACCTGCGCTTCGACCTCCGGGACGACGGGCGCGGCTTCGACCTGGCCCGCATCGAGGCCCGTGGCATCGCCATGGGGCTGCTCAAGGAGGGGCAGGTCCACACGCCTGAACGCCTGCACCGCCTGACCCTCGAGCCCGGGTTCTCCACCCAGGAACAGGCCTCGGAGATCTCGGGCCGCGGCGTCGGGATGGATGTGGTCCGGGCTGAGATCGAGGGCCTGGGCGGGGAGATCCAGATCTCCAGCGAGCCCCGGCGCGGCAGCCTGGTCCGCCTGACCCTCCCGCTGTCCCGTGCCGTGATCAGCTGCCTCAAGGTCCGCAGCGGCGGGCAGACTTTCGGGATCCCGCTGGGCAGCGTGGTCCGCGTCCAGGCCAGTGCGGTCCCCCTCCACGGCGGCGACCGGGTGGAGGTGCTGGGCATGAAGCTGCCGATGGAATCCCTCCAGGCCTGCCTGGCCCAGCCCGAGCCCCCGGGGGGCCAGCGCCTCGTGGTGGTGCTCCGCCAGCAGGGCGCCTCCTCTGCCAACGGCGTGGAGATCGCCCTGGGGGTGGACGAAGTGGCTGGGCGCACGGAGCTCCTGCTGCGCAGCCTGCCGGAACTGGCCCATGCCCAGGGGATCATGGGCGGCAGCCTCCAGGGCGAGGGCATCTTGTGGGTGCTGGACCCGGAGGCCGTCATGGGCCTGGCCATGGATTCCCTCATGCGACGGGTGGCCCGTGTCTGA
- a CDS encoding RsmD family RNA methyltransferase — translation MRIIAGTLKGRRLTAPPPGDLRVRPTSDRAREALFSILQRWPFGPFLDLCAGTGAVGLEAHSRGYAPVTCVEAADPGWSCLLRNAEGTGVKPLRTDLQRLPEGAYTGQAVIFLDPPYDQAAALWGRMAGRLRGWMAPDGVLVFETDRQTMLELQTGWALAETREYGTARFHLWTPA, via the coding sequence GTGCGGATCATCGCCGGAACCCTGAAGGGGCGGCGCCTGACGGCTCCCCCCCCCGGCGACCTGCGCGTGCGGCCCACCTCGGACCGGGCGCGGGAGGCGCTGTTCTCGATCCTCCAGCGGTGGCCGTTCGGGCCCTTCCTGGATCTCTGTGCGGGGACCGGGGCCGTGGGCTTGGAGGCCCATTCCCGGGGCTACGCGCCGGTCACCTGCGTGGAAGCCGCCGATCCGGGCTGGTCCTGCCTGCTCCGCAATGCCGAAGGTACCGGCGTCAAGCCCTTGAGGACGGACCTTCAGCGCCTTCCAGAGGGCGCTTACACCGGGCAGGCCGTGATTTTCCTGGATCCACCCTACGATCAGGCCGCGGCCCTCTGGGGCCGGATGGCCGGCCGGTTGAGGGGCTGGATGGCCCCGGACGGGGTCCTGGTCTTCGAAACGGACCGGCAGACCATGTTGGAATTACAGACAGGGTGGGCTCTGGCCGAAACACGCGAGTATGGTACGGCACGATTCCATCTCTGGACCCCGGCCTGA
- the trxB gene encoding thioredoxin-disulfide reductase produces MSHHKVVVVGTGPAGYTAALYASRANLAPLVFEGAQPGGQLTITTEVENFPGFRQGIAGPALMDEMREQVLRFGTTIKSETVLKADLQSRPFKLSTDKGEYTADAVIIATGASAKWLGIGKDEALSRSGGGVSACATCDGFFFRGKEIAVVGGGDTAIEEATFLTKFATKVHLIHRRDKLRASKAMQDRALKNEKIQPHWNQTVLDVVTATHETPMGEKVEKIRALKLKDTVNGAESELPVEGLFVAIGHQPNTGLFAGQLPMDETGYLQVEKGSSRTSIPGVFACGDVQDHVYRQAITAAGSGCMAAIDAERWLVEQGLAE; encoded by the coding sequence GTGAGCCACCATAAAGTTGTCGTCGTCGGAACCGGCCCGGCCGGCTACACCGCCGCCCTCTACGCCTCCCGGGCCAACCTCGCCCCCCTGGTGTTCGAAGGTGCCCAACCCGGCGGTCAGCTCACCATCACCACCGAAGTCGAAAACTTCCCCGGTTTCCGCCAGGGCATCGCCGGTCCCGCCCTGATGGACGAGATGCGGGAGCAGGTCCTCCGCTTCGGCACCACCATCAAGTCCGAAACCGTGCTCAAGGCTGACCTCCAGAGCCGCCCCTTCAAGCTCAGCACCGACAAGGGCGAGTACACGGCCGATGCCGTGATCATCGCCACGGGCGCCTCCGCCAAGTGGCTGGGCATCGGCAAGGACGAGGCGCTCTCCCGCTCCGGCGGCGGCGTCAGCGCCTGCGCCACCTGCGATGGTTTTTTCTTCCGCGGGAAGGAGATCGCGGTGGTGGGCGGCGGCGACACGGCCATCGAGGAGGCCACCTTCCTCACCAAGTTCGCCACCAAGGTCCACCTCATCCACCGCCGGGACAAGCTCCGCGCCTCCAAGGCCATGCAGGACCGCGCCCTCAAGAATGAGAAGATCCAGCCGCACTGGAACCAGACCGTGCTGGATGTGGTCACGGCCACCCACGAGACGCCCATGGGCGAGAAGGTGGAGAAGATCCGCGCCCTGAAGCTCAAGGACACCGTGAACGGCGCCGAGTCCGAGCTTCCGGTGGAGGGGCTCTTTGTGGCCATCGGGCACCAGCCCAACACCGGCCTCTTCGCAGGGCAGCTGCCCATGGATGAGACCGGCTACCTCCAGGTGGAGAAGGGCTCCAGCCGCACCTCCATCCCCGGCGTCTTCGCCTGCGGCGATGTGCAGGACCATGTCTACCGTCAGGCCATCACGGCCGCCGGCAGCGGCTGCATGGCCGCCATCGACGCCGAACGCTGGCTGGTCGAGCAGGGTTTGGCCGAGTGA
- a CDS encoding ATP-binding protein, which produces MYRLSIKTKLSAVISTLVLSFIAFNLLYYPRWVERQIRTQAELSARQVAETASYALSPAVSTGNTRDIARVLQGVQNIPSFRFSAVYGAGGEALDSTPTTPDWVMGQMLKDGVSQTYTHGESNMLVVVAPVFYEEPRADQVGSLVIGFTTEGTQRAVRENIRASLAVGLVTLVVGIGVAVFLSNRYLRPVIQLTDAAQKVAQGNFETVSVKVSTRDEIQDLSQSFEVMTDKLRVSRDEIERQNRLLEYRVQERTRQLMETIWELEEIRANLERLVQERTRGLEQSQEELRAWASTLEEKVQEKTQELRELNDSLLTSYQRLKEVDRLKDEFLANMSHELRTPLNSIIGFSGMLMQDPEGRLSREGKEDLQIIYQNGRSLLGLIDSILDLSKIEAGKMELELEEVDPLLLLDEVKAMAAGLIQERPISLVYQRPQGTACVMGDRNRLRQVFTNLVGNAIKFTEAGSVRISAVLGAGSLQISIEDTGIGMSAAELERLFKPFQQVDGSITRRFGGTGLGLAISQRFMGLMNGQIRVTSRKGEGSTFVVEMPLCGGASA; this is translated from the coding sequence ATGTACCGTCTTTCCATCAAGACCAAGCTGAGCGCAGTCATCAGCACCCTGGTCCTCTCGTTCATCGCCTTCAACCTGCTGTACTACCCGCGCTGGGTGGAACGGCAGATCCGCACCCAGGCCGAACTGAGCGCCCGCCAGGTGGCCGAGACCGCCAGCTATGCCTTGAGCCCGGCGGTGAGCACCGGCAACACCCGGGACATCGCCAGGGTGCTCCAGGGTGTCCAGAACATCCCCTCCTTCCGGTTCAGCGCCGTCTATGGGGCCGGGGGAGAGGCCCTGGACAGCACGCCCACGACGCCGGACTGGGTCATGGGGCAGATGCTCAAGGATGGCGTGTCCCAGACCTACACCCACGGCGAGAGCAACATGCTGGTGGTCGTGGCGCCGGTCTTCTACGAGGAGCCGCGGGCCGACCAGGTCGGCAGCCTGGTCATCGGCTTCACCACCGAAGGGACCCAGCGCGCCGTGCGGGAGAATATCCGGGCCAGCCTCGCGGTGGGCCTGGTGACGCTGGTGGTGGGCATCGGCGTTGCCGTCTTCCTGTCGAACCGCTACCTCCGCCCCGTGATCCAGCTGACGGACGCCGCCCAGAAGGTGGCCCAGGGTAATTTCGAGACCGTTTCGGTGAAGGTCTCCACCCGGGACGAAATCCAGGACCTGAGCCAATCCTTCGAGGTGATGACCGACAAGCTCCGGGTCTCCCGGGACGAGATCGAGCGGCAGAACCGGCTGCTGGAATACCGGGTCCAGGAGCGCACGCGGCAGCTCATGGAGACCATCTGGGAGCTGGAGGAGATCCGGGCCAACCTCGAGCGCCTGGTCCAGGAACGCACGCGCGGCCTGGAGCAGAGCCAAGAGGAGCTCCGCGCCTGGGCCAGCACGCTGGAGGAGAAGGTCCAGGAGAAGACCCAGGAATTGCGGGAGCTGAACGACAGCCTGCTGACCAGCTATCAGCGGCTGAAGGAAGTCGATCGGCTGAAGGACGAGTTCCTGGCGAACATGAGCCATGAGCTCCGAACCCCGCTGAATTCCATCATCGGATTCTCGGGGATGCTGATGCAGGATCCGGAGGGCCGCCTGAGCCGGGAAGGGAAGGAAGATCTCCAGATCATCTACCAGAACGGCCGGTCGCTTCTGGGGCTCATCGATTCCATCCTCGACCTTTCAAAGATAGAGGCGGGCAAGATGGAGCTGGAACTGGAGGAGGTGGATCCCTTGCTGCTGCTGGACGAAGTGAAGGCCATGGCGGCGGGCCTCATCCAGGAGCGCCCCATCAGCCTCGTTTACCAGCGACCACAGGGCACCGCCTGCGTCATGGGCGACCGGAACCGCCTCCGGCAGGTCTTCACGAACCTCGTGGGCAACGCCATCAAGTTCACGGAAGCCGGGTCGGTGCGCATTTCCGCGGTTCTCGGCGCCGGGTCGCTCCAGATCAGCATCGAGGATACGGGCATCGGCATGTCCGCCGCGGAACTGGAGCGTCTCTTCAAGCCCTTCCAGCAGGTGGATGGCAGCATCACGCGGCGCTTCGGCGGCACGGGCCTGGGGCTGGCCATCAGCCAGCGGTTCATGGGGCTCATGAACGGTCAGATCCGCGTGACCAGCCGCAAGGGTGAGGGCAGCACCTTCGTCGTGGAAATGCCGCTGTGCGGAGGGGCCTCCGCATGA
- a CDS encoding chemotaxis protein CheW — protein sequence MSEHSSLLHVRAAGRDMLLSVADLWEVVAPAPVTRLPGGPPGIQGVVIHQGEFLPVLAWKHLPDCAQASGDITAVAVFRRRLGVPLERLFGTLDPPGEGWRSSSEEDPCSAFTAGVCNLEGRDLPLLDVDRLLALLHRLRAER from the coding sequence GTGTCTGAGCACTCCTCCCTTCTCCATGTCCGGGCCGCGGGCCGGGACATGCTGCTCTCCGTCGCCGACCTCTGGGAGGTGGTGGCCCCGGCACCCGTGACCCGGCTCCCCGGTGGCCCCCCGGGCATCCAGGGCGTGGTGATCCACCAGGGCGAATTCCTGCCCGTGCTGGCCTGGAAGCACCTTCCGGACTGCGCCCAGGCCAGCGGAGACATCACGGCGGTGGCCGTCTTCCGGCGGAGGCTGGGGGTGCCCCTGGAGCGCCTGTTCGGAACGCTGGATCCCCCGGGGGAGGGCTGGCGCTCCTCGTCCGAGGAGGATCCCTGCAGCGCCTTCACCGCCGGCGTGTGCAACCTGGAGGGACGCGATCTGCCCTTGCTGGATGTGGACCGCCTACTGGCGCTGCTGCACCGCCTCCGCGCTGAGCGCTGA
- the kdsB gene encoding 3-deoxy-manno-octulosonate cytidylyltransferase — translation MRTLAVLPSRFQASRFPGKPLAPIAGKPMIQWVFEAAQRAAGVDRVVVATDDDRIAAAVDAFGGEAVMTDAALPSGTDRTAAALAILGESFDCVLNIQGDEPAMHPDTVAALVALMRAQPDLPMGTAACPFAHANDLFNPNAVKVVVDDRQRALYFSRSPIPYLRHSSIFEADFRPWLKPDQLRHFKRHLGLYAYRPDALRAFTALPPHPLEQLEMLEQLRALAAGIPIGVAETPFLSLGVDVPSDVAAVEALLRERGLAR, via the coding sequence ATGCGCACCCTCGCCGTCCTCCCGTCCCGCTTCCAGGCCTCCCGGTTTCCCGGCAAGCCCCTGGCCCCCATCGCGGGGAAGCCGATGATCCAGTGGGTCTTCGAGGCCGCCCAGCGGGCCGCCGGGGTGGATCGGGTGGTGGTGGCCACGGATGACGACCGCATCGCGGCGGCCGTGGACGCTTTCGGGGGAGAGGCCGTGATGACGGACGCCGCCCTGCCCTCCGGCACGGATCGCACCGCGGCGGCCCTGGCAATCCTCGGCGAATCCTTTGATTGCGTGCTGAACATCCAGGGCGACGAGCCCGCCATGCACCCCGACACTGTCGCTGCGTTGGTGGCCCTCATGCGCGCCCAGCCGGACCTGCCCATGGGCACCGCCGCCTGCCCCTTCGCCCACGCGAATGACCTGTTCAACCCCAATGCGGTGAAGGTGGTGGTGGACGACCGCCAGCGGGCCCTCTACTTCAGCCGCAGCCCCATTCCCTACCTGCGCCATTCCTCGATCTTCGAGGCGGACTTCCGGCCCTGGCTGAAGCCGGACCAGCTGCGCCACTTCAAGCGGCACTTGGGGCTCTATGCCTACCGGCCCGACGCCCTGCGGGCCTTCACGGCCCTGCCCCCCCACCCCCTTGAGCAGCTGGAGATGCTTGAGCAGCTTCGGGCTTTGGCTGCGGGCATCCCCATCGGCGTGGCCGAAACGCCCTTTCTGAGCCTGGGCGTGGATGTTCCCAGTGATGTGGCCGCCGTGGAGGCCCTGCTCCGGGAGCGGGGCCTCGCGCGCTAG
- a CDS encoding methyl-accepting chemotaxis protein, with amino-acid sequence MRALVITRLRLATGIIWFLGFTIGLLFLFASLPDFRFSLLGGAAALGLMALAIGGSYLQIEHLRRSLADGPLSPELYRPLTRFPQTSSLLFFYLAACISVGAYLWVKLYLGQSIWVSFLIMVMFVVMAALAAISQYFLAKQNLMKVYQLLAREPGFNESLARFSTSLRAKFGFGIMAMTGGVVLLSILVSGLTLQSSIRTKVTSYAKNELMNLADSVAFVQEMNTTPEDLQAFLGTLKLGAGGGVSLRLPASRGGAVLGSRTRIAGAGDILVVQPLPDGSELRAVIPEAEYADAVWKALRPNLAILVLSSIFLIYFIQLILRDVQQPLLLLSRNARQVGEGHIDSLEAVYSDDEVAALSQGFGRMVGSLRGMVVQIRSASRDLAKASSAIRESADGVRQSSHGQRELIESFHQEINELTDTSISISASSMELSLASESTNATIVEMAASVQQINQSMDELLMVVEGITSAIRDFDSAIKNVGKNVDHLAGHAIHTKEFAENLEQSTSAIDDSVKIAQRYTKKVIHNAARGMELVGRNREKIQVIERVVQDFHGTTRTLLQLGADIAKILDYIGDHAQQTNLLALNAAIIASQGDAGGDGQAKGFSVVADEIKQLAEQTGRSTQEIQQIIGTLQAEIRKAYQQVELGLDAVRDGAESVGQSEEALQAILESISETDSVVESILNETLQQAGQASLIHEANRNIHNQVETIRSVIAEQQQTSNYILSLAMNVQQATSVVRDSTKEQSTGSDEIARATEQVRALASSLHEILARQEDHVLSLKETMNRVLGKAVESERAIEASSGAVEQLGVQVHMLNREVNIFKL; translated from the coding sequence GTGCGCGCGCTGGTCATCACCCGACTGCGTCTGGCCACGGGGATCATCTGGTTCCTCGGGTTCACCATCGGGCTGTTGTTCCTCTTCGCCTCGCTCCCGGACTTCCGGTTTTCCCTCCTGGGCGGAGCCGCGGCCCTGGGGCTGATGGCCCTGGCCATCGGGGGGTCCTATCTCCAGATCGAGCACCTCCGGCGGTCCCTTGCCGACGGGCCCCTCAGCCCCGAGCTCTACCGCCCGCTGACCCGGTTTCCCCAGACCTCGTCCCTGCTGTTCTTCTACCTCGCGGCCTGCATCAGCGTGGGCGCCTACCTGTGGGTGAAGCTCTACCTCGGGCAAAGTATCTGGGTCAGCTTCCTCATCATGGTGATGTTCGTGGTCATGGCCGCCCTGGCGGCCATCAGCCAGTATTTCCTCGCCAAGCAGAACCTGATGAAGGTCTATCAGCTGCTGGCGCGGGAGCCCGGGTTCAACGAGTCGCTGGCGCGGTTCTCCACCAGCCTGCGGGCCAAGTTCGGCTTCGGCATCATGGCGATGACCGGTGGGGTGGTCCTCCTGTCCATCCTGGTATCCGGCCTCACCCTCCAGTCATCCATCCGTACCAAAGTCACCAGTTACGCAAAAAACGAATTGATGAACCTGGCCGATTCCGTGGCTTTCGTCCAGGAGATGAACACCACCCCCGAGGACCTCCAGGCCTTCCTGGGAACGCTGAAACTGGGAGCGGGTGGAGGTGTGTCCCTGCGGCTGCCAGCCAGCCGGGGTGGGGCCGTGCTCGGTTCCCGCACCCGCATCGCGGGCGCCGGCGACATTCTGGTGGTCCAACCCCTGCCGGATGGATCGGAGCTGAGGGCGGTGATTCCCGAGGCCGAGTATGCCGACGCGGTCTGGAAGGCCCTGCGACCCAACCTTGCCATCCTCGTCCTGTCCTCCATCTTCTTGATCTACTTCATCCAGCTGATCCTGCGTGATGTCCAGCAGCCGCTGCTGCTGCTGAGCCGCAATGCCCGCCAGGTGGGCGAAGGCCACATTGACAGCCTGGAGGCGGTGTACAGCGACGATGAGGTGGCAGCCCTCAGCCAGGGTTTCGGCCGCATGGTCGGCAGCCTCCGGGGCATGGTGGTGCAGATCCGCTCGGCGAGCCGGGATCTGGCCAAGGCCTCCAGCGCGATCCGGGAATCCGCCGACGGGGTCCGGCAATCCAGCCACGGCCAGCGTGAGCTCATCGAGTCCTTCCATCAGGAGATCAACGAGCTGACGGACACCTCCATCAGCATCAGCGCCAGCTCGATGGAACTCAGCCTCGCCTCCGAAAGCACCAACGCCACCATCGTGGAGATGGCCGCCAGCGTACAGCAGATCAACCAGAGCATGGACGAACTGCTGATGGTGGTGGAGGGCATCACCTCGGCCATCCGCGACTTCGACAGCGCCATCAAGAATGTGGGCAAGAATGTGGACCACCTCGCGGGCCACGCCATCCACACCAAGGAATTCGCCGAAAACCTGGAACAGAGCACCTCCGCCATCGACGACAGCGTGAAGATCGCCCAGCGCTACACCAAGAAGGTGATCCACAACGCCGCCCGCGGCATGGAGCTGGTGGGACGGAACCGGGAGAAGATCCAGGTCATCGAGCGGGTCGTCCAGGACTTCCACGGCACCACGCGGACCCTGCTCCAACTCGGGGCCGACATCGCCAAGATCCTCGACTACATCGGGGACCACGCGCAGCAGACCAACCTGTTGGCGCTCAACGCGGCCATCATCGCCTCCCAGGGAGACGCGGGCGGGGACGGGCAGGCCAAGGGCTTCTCGGTGGTGGCGGACGAGATCAAGCAGCTGGCCGAGCAGACGGGCCGCTCCACCCAGGAGATCCAGCAGATCATCGGCACCCTCCAGGCCGAGATCCGGAAGGCCTACCAGCAGGTGGAGCTTGGCCTCGACGCCGTCCGGGACGGGGCTGAGTCCGTGGGGCAGAGCGAGGAGGCCCTGCAGGCCATCCTGGAGTCCATCAGCGAGACCGACAGCGTGGTGGAGAGCATCCTCAACGAGACCCTCCAGCAGGCGGGCCAGGCCTCGCTCATCCACGAGGCCAACCGCAACATCCACAACCAGGTGGAGACCATCCGCTCGGTCATCGCCGAACAGCAGCAGACCAGCAACTACATCCTCTCCCTGGCCATGAATGTCCAGCAGGCCACCAGCGTGGTGCGCGACTCCACCAAGGAGCAGAGCACCGGCAGCGACGAGATCGCCCGGGCCACGGAGCAGGTCCGCGCCCTGGCCAGCAGCCTCCACGAGATCCTGGCGCGGCAGGAGGACCATGTCCTGTCGCTGAAGGAGACCATGAACCGCGTGCTGGGCAAGGCCGTGGAGAGCGAGCGCGCCATCGAGGCTTCCAGCGGAGCGGTGGAGCAGCTGGGTGTGCAGGTCCACATGCTCAACCGGGAAGTGAACATCTTCAAGTTATAG